In Blastococcus saxobsidens DD2, the genomic stretch CTCCGCCGCCCGACGACGCCGGCGGATGCATCCGAATCGAAGGCAAGGACGAAGACCCACCGTGACGCTGCTGCAGTCCTCCCCCACCGACACCCTGGACGTGCGCGCCCCCCGCCGGGAGCCCGACACCAGCGGCCTGGTCTCCACCGACCTGGTGCGCGTCTACCTCAACACCATCGGCAAGACCGCTCTGCTCACCGCGGAGCAGGAGGTGGAGCTGGCCAAGCGGATCGAGGCCGGCCTCTACGCCGAGCGGCTGCTCGCCGAGCAGCAGGGCCTCACCCCGGCCCGCAAGCGGGACTACAAGACGCTGGCGACCGACGGCAAGGCCGCGAAGGCCCACCTGCTGGAGGCCAACCTCCGACTGGTCGTCTCGGTGGCCAAGCGCTACACCGGCCACGGCATGACGTTCCTGGACCTCATCCAGGAGGGGAACGTCGGTCTCATCCGGGCGGTCGAGAAGTTCGACTACACCAAGGGCTTCAAGTTCTCCACCTACGCCACCTGGTGGATCCGGCAGGCGATCACCCGTGCCATGGCCGACTCCGGCCGCACCATCCGGCTGCCCGTCCACCTGGCCGAGCAGGTCAACAAGGTGGTGCGGACCCGCCGGCGGATGCACCAGGAGCTGGAGCGGGAGCCCACCGCCGAGGAGCTGGGTCTCGAGCTGGACCTGCCCGAGGAGCGGATCGTCGAACTGCTCGAGTACAGCCGTGACCTGGTCAGCCTCGACCAGACCGTGGGCACGGACGAGGAGTCCCGGCTCGGCGATTTCATCGAGGACGCCGACGCCGCCGTCGCCGAGGATGCCGTCGCCTTCCAGATGATGAAGGGCGACGTGCGCACCGTCCTGTCGACGCTGGAGGACCGCGAGCGCGACGTCGTCGTCCTGCGGTTCGGCCTGGACGGCGGCCAGCCCCGGACGCTGGAGCAGATCGGCAAGCAGTTCGGGCTGTCCCGCGAGCGGGTCCGCCAGATCGAGCGCGAGACGATGGCCAAGCTGCGCGACCCGCAGCGCGCCGACGCGCTGCGCGACTACCTGGCGTAGACGATGCACAACGAGGGCCGGTCACCTGCGGGTGGCCGGCCCTCGCTGCGTCGTTGATCAGGTCACCTGATCGTTCCGGGTCGTGGCTCAGCTCCGGTGGTGAGCCAGGACCCGTGGTGGTGAGCCAGGACCCGTGGTGGTGAGTCAGGACGATGGGGCTCAGACCGGCGAGCGCATCCGCCGGGGACCGGGGTCGACCCGAGCGGTCGGCGGGCCGACCAGCGCGGTTCCGCCGGCGACCACGAGGGAGCGGCCACCGTGCCACGGGTTGGCCGGGCCGACGATCACCGGCTCCAGCGTCAGCCGCAGGACCTCCGGCAGGTCGTCGGCCAGCCGCGCGACCCGGAGGAGCAGTTCCTCCAGCGCCGCCAGGTCGACCGGCTCCGACCCCCGGTAGCCGTTCAGCAGCGGGAACGCCCGGGGTGAGCGGACCAGCTCCGCGGCGTCGAGGTCGGTGAGCGGCAGCGTGCGGTAGGCGCGGTCGCCGAGCAGGTCGGTGGCCACTCCCCCGAGGCCGAAGCTGACCAGCGCGCCGAACGACGGGTCGTCCACGATTTCCACCACGGTGGCCACACCCGGCGCCGCCATCTCCTGGACGATGACGGGGTCACCGGACGGGATCGCGGCGAACGCCGTGCGGACGGCCTCGGCGTCGGCGAGGTCCAGGCGCACGCCGCCGAGGTCGGAGCGGTGCCGCAGCCAGGGCGCCGTCGACTTCAGCACGACCGGGTAGCCGACCGCGTCCGCGGCGGCCACCGCGGCCTCGGCGTCGGCGACCCTGCGGGTGCCCAGCAGCGGCACCCCGTAGGCGGCGAGCAGGCCGATGAGTTCGTCGTCGGTCAGCTCGCGGCCGCCGGGCGACTCGGCGAGTGCGCCGTGCACGATCGCCTCGGCGGCGGCCTCGTCGACGTCGGGGAGCTCCGGCTGCTCGCCGACCGGGCGGCGCCGCCAGCGGGCGTACTCGGTGGCCTTGGCGAGCGCGATGACCGCCCGCTCCGGGGTGCTGTACGACGGGACCGATCCGCGCGCGGGCATGCCCTGCTCGTCGGGCACCGTCAGCTCCGGTGGGATGCCCTCGGTGGACAGGAAGCTGGCGACGACCGGCTTCGGCGAGTTCACCGACACCTCGCGCAGCGCCGGGCCGTACTCCTGGGACCCGGCCATCAGCGGCGGCAGGAAGACCGCGACGACCGCGTCCACCCTGTCGTCGTCGACCGCGGCCTGCAGCGCGGCCCGGAACTCCTCGGGCGTGCCGCGCACGCCGATGTCCACGGGAGCCTCGTGCGACAGCTCCATGCCCTCCTCGAGGACGGCGTCGGCGACCAGCACCCCGATCGCGGTGGAGTTGCCGACGACGGCGACCCGGTTGCCCGGCGGCAGCGGCTGGTGGGCCAGCAGCGTGCCGACGTCGAACAACTGCGCCACCGTCTCGACCCGGATCACGCCGGCCGAGGCGAACAGCGCGGCCACCGACTGCTCCGGCACGGCCACCGAGGTCCCCGCCAGACCCGGGGTGACCCCCACGTGCCGGCCACTCTTCACCGCGACCACCGGCTTCGTGCGCCCCACCGTGCGGGCCAGCCGGGCGAACTTGCGCGGGTTGCCGAAGCTCTCCAGGTGGAGCAGGACCACCTCGGTGCCGGGGTCGGTGGCCCAGTACTGCAGGAGGTCGTTGCCGCTGACGTCGGCCCGGTTGCCGGCGGAGACGAAGGTGGACAGCCCGATGCCCCGGCTGCGGGCCCGCTCGAGCAGCGCCACGCCGAGCGCGCCGGACTGGGCGAAGAAGCCGACCCGCCCACGGCCGGGCACCATCGGCGCAAGGCTGGCGTTCAGCCGCACCTCGGGATCGGTGTTGACGATGCCCAGGCAGTTCGGACCGACCACCCGCAT encodes the following:
- the sigB gene encoding RNA polymerase sigma factor SigB, with the protein product MTLLQSSPTDTLDVRAPRREPDTSGLVSTDLVRVYLNTIGKTALLTAEQEVELAKRIEAGLYAERLLAEQQGLTPARKRDYKTLATDGKAAKAHLLEANLRLVVSVAKRYTGHGMTFLDLIQEGNVGLIRAVEKFDYTKGFKFSTYATWWIRQAITRAMADSGRTIRLPVHLAEQVNKVVRTRRRMHQELEREPTAEELGLELDLPEERIVELLEYSRDLVSLDQTVGTDEESRLGDFIEDADAAVAEDAVAFQMMKGDVRTVLSTLEDRERDVVVLRFGLDGGQPRTLEQIGKQFGLSRERVRQIERETMAKLRDPQRADALRDYLA
- a CDS encoding bifunctional GNAT family N-acetyltransferase/acetate--CoA ligase family protein, which encodes MTEPTGAEDQQNPTPPPGWEADIVAADGGTVHLRPICPDDAEGLNGLMDRSSDQTRYYRFFGPMKRLSDRDLHRFTHVDHDRRVAFVVMLGDQIIGVGRYDRYPGTDDAEVAFLVEDAHQGRGLGSVLLEHLAAAARERGIKRFVAEVLAQNSKMVRVFRDAGYKAERSYEDGVVHLTFPIEQTEDALAVAYEREQRSESRSIGRLLTPSSVAVVGASNDDGKIGNAVLRHLLDYGFAGPVYPVNPGARHVRGVPAYADIESIPDDVDLAVLAVPADEVAGVLESCRRKRVRGLVVISGGFGEAGPEGRAAERELVAAARASGMRVVGPNCLGIVNTDPEVRLNASLAPMVPGRGRVGFFAQSGALGVALLERARSRGIGLSTFVSAGNRADVSGNDLLQYWATDPGTEVVLLHLESFGNPRKFARLARTVGRTKPVVAVKSGRHVGVTPGLAGTSVAVPEQSVAALFASAGVIRVETVAQLFDVGTLLAHQPLPPGNRVAVVGNSTAIGVLVADAVLEEGMELSHEAPVDIGVRGTPEEFRAALQAAVDDDRVDAVVAVFLPPLMAGSQEYGPALREVSVNSPKPVVASFLSTEGIPPELTVPDEQGMPARGSVPSYSTPERAVIALAKATEYARWRRRPVGEQPELPDVDEAAAEAIVHGALAESPGGRELTDDELIGLLAAYGVPLLGTRRVADAEAAVAAADAVGYPVVLKSTAPWLRHRSDLGGVRLDLADAEAVRTAFAAIPSGDPVIVQEMAAPGVATVVEIVDDPSFGALVSFGLGGVATDLLGDRAYRTLPLTDLDAAELVRSPRAFPLLNGYRGSEPVDLAALEELLLRVARLADDLPEVLRLTLEPVIVGPANPWHGGRSLVVAGGTALVGPPTARVDPGPRRMRSPV